The following proteins come from a genomic window of Doryrhamphus excisus isolate RoL2022-K1 chromosome 12, RoL_Dexc_1.0, whole genome shotgun sequence:
- the sdr42e1 gene encoding short-chain dehydrogenase/reductase family 42E member 1 isoform X2 yields the protein MEATRRETYLITGGCGYFGYRLATHLHKKGAKIILFDIIRPKLEVPEGMVFLKGDIRSCSQVGNAVAGVDCVFHIASYGMSGREQLNRDLIEAVNVQGTQNVIKACLENGVPRLVYTSTFNVVFGGQEIQNGDETLPYLPLHLHPDHYSRTKSLAEMAVLKSNGVPLTDGSGVLRTCALRPAGIYGPGEQRHLPRIVGYIEKGIFRFVYGKPSSLVEFVHVDNLASAHMLAADALTATRQHRSAGQAYFISDGQPVNNFEFFRPLVEGLGYPFPTLRLPIGLIYFVAFLTEMIHHLVGPLYNFQPLLTRTEVYKTGVTHYFSMAKAEAQLGYRPQEYDLREVVDWFRSRGHGRKRQRSGFSRLVVNFLLAAAFVAALLSFLPVVGSR from the exons ATGGAAGCTACACGTCGGGAAACATACTTGATAACAGGAGGGTGCGGATATTTTGGTTATCG CCTGGCAACCCACCTTCACAAAAAAGGAGCCAAAATCATCCTCTTTGACATCATCCGTCCAAAGCTAGAGGTCCCGGAAGGAATGGTGTTCCTGAAGGGTGACATACGAAGCTGCTCCCAAGTTGGGAACGCTGTTGCCGGTGTGGACTGCGTATTCCACATCGCTTCCTACGGGATGTCTGGCAGGGAGCAACTGAACCGAGACCTGATTGAAGCTGTAAATGTTCAAGGCACTCAGAATGTCATCAAGGCCTGTTTGGAAAATGGAGTCCCCAGACTGGTATACACCAGCACCTTCAATGTGGTCTTTGGGGGTCAGGAGATACAGAACGGAGACGAAACCCTACCTTACTTGCCCCTCCATCTTCACCCGGACCACTATTCCCGAACCAAGTCCCTGGCGGAGATGGCTGTGTTAAAATCAAATGGAGTCCCACTGACGGATGGTTCAGGGGTGCTGAGAACGTGCGCACTGCGCCCGGCAGGTATCTACGGGCCCGGCGAACAGCGGCATCTACCACGGATTGTGGGCTACATCGAGAAAGGCATCTTTAGGTTTGTTTACGGCAAACCGAGCAGCCTGGTGGAGTTTGTGCATGTGGACAACCTGGCGTCGGCACACATGTTGGCCGCGGACGCTTTAACCGCCACGAGGCAACACCGCTCTGCAGGCCAGGCCTACTTCATCTCTGACGGACAGCCTGTTAATAACTTTGAGTTCTTCAGGCCTCTCGTTGAAGGTCTGGGCTACCCGTTCCCCACACTGCGGCTCCCCATCGGACTTATTTACTTCGTTGCCTTTCTCACCGAAATGATCCATCACCTTGTGGGACCGTTGTATAACTTCCAGCCGCTGCTGACGCGCACGGAGGTGTACAAAACGGGCGTGACGCACTACTTCAGCATGGCCAAAGCCGAGGCCCAGCTGGGCTACCGTCCGCAGGAGTACGACCTGCGTGAGGTTGTCGATTGGTTCCGCAGCAGAGGCCACGGGAGGAAACGGCAACGCTCCGGCTTCAGTCGACTCGTGGTTAATTTTCTGTTGGCCGCTGCCTTTGTGGCGGCGCTGCTCTCTTTTCTGCCAGTTGTTGGCAGCAGATAA
- the sdr42e1 gene encoding short-chain dehydrogenase/reductase family 42E member 1 isoform X1 — MIQFFYFLISVMEATRRETYLITGGCGYFGYRLATHLHKKGAKIILFDIIRPKLEVPEGMVFLKGDIRSCSQVGNAVAGVDCVFHIASYGMSGREQLNRDLIEAVNVQGTQNVIKACLENGVPRLVYTSTFNVVFGGQEIQNGDETLPYLPLHLHPDHYSRTKSLAEMAVLKSNGVPLTDGSGVLRTCALRPAGIYGPGEQRHLPRIVGYIEKGIFRFVYGKPSSLVEFVHVDNLASAHMLAADALTATRQHRSAGQAYFISDGQPVNNFEFFRPLVEGLGYPFPTLRLPIGLIYFVAFLTEMIHHLVGPLYNFQPLLTRTEVYKTGVTHYFSMAKAEAQLGYRPQEYDLREVVDWFRSRGHGRKRQRSGFSRLVVNFLLAAAFVAALLSFLPVVGSR; from the exons ATGATCCAATTTTTTTAC tTCTTAATTTCTGTGATGGAAGCTACACGTCGGGAAACATACTTGATAACAGGAGGGTGCGGATATTTTGGTTATCG CCTGGCAACCCACCTTCACAAAAAAGGAGCCAAAATCATCCTCTTTGACATCATCCGTCCAAAGCTAGAGGTCCCGGAAGGAATGGTGTTCCTGAAGGGTGACATACGAAGCTGCTCCCAAGTTGGGAACGCTGTTGCCGGTGTGGACTGCGTATTCCACATCGCTTCCTACGGGATGTCTGGCAGGGAGCAACTGAACCGAGACCTGATTGAAGCTGTAAATGTTCAAGGCACTCAGAATGTCATCAAGGCCTGTTTGGAAAATGGAGTCCCCAGACTGGTATACACCAGCACCTTCAATGTGGTCTTTGGGGGTCAGGAGATACAGAACGGAGACGAAACCCTACCTTACTTGCCCCTCCATCTTCACCCGGACCACTATTCCCGAACCAAGTCCCTGGCGGAGATGGCTGTGTTAAAATCAAATGGAGTCCCACTGACGGATGGTTCAGGGGTGCTGAGAACGTGCGCACTGCGCCCGGCAGGTATCTACGGGCCCGGCGAACAGCGGCATCTACCACGGATTGTGGGCTACATCGAGAAAGGCATCTTTAGGTTTGTTTACGGCAAACCGAGCAGCCTGGTGGAGTTTGTGCATGTGGACAACCTGGCGTCGGCACACATGTTGGCCGCGGACGCTTTAACCGCCACGAGGCAACACCGCTCTGCAGGCCAGGCCTACTTCATCTCTGACGGACAGCCTGTTAATAACTTTGAGTTCTTCAGGCCTCTCGTTGAAGGTCTGGGCTACCCGTTCCCCACACTGCGGCTCCCCATCGGACTTATTTACTTCGTTGCCTTTCTCACCGAAATGATCCATCACCTTGTGGGACCGTTGTATAACTTCCAGCCGCTGCTGACGCGCACGGAGGTGTACAAAACGGGCGTGACGCACTACTTCAGCATGGCCAAAGCCGAGGCCCAGCTGGGCTACCGTCCGCAGGAGTACGACCTGCGTGAGGTTGTCGATTGGTTCCGCAGCAGAGGCCACGGGAGGAAACGGCAACGCTCCGGCTTCAGTCGACTCGTGGTTAATTTTCTGTTGGCCGCTGCCTTTGTGGCGGCGCTGCTCTCTTTTCTGCCAGTTGTTGGCAGCAGATAA
- the LOC131139749 gene encoding arylamine N-acetyltransferase, pineal gland isozyme NAT-10-like → MNLEAYFQRIGFHGPLDKADLTTLKLIHKHHVMSIPFENLSIHCGEAIVMDLDAIFDKIVTRNRGGWCLENNLLFSWVLKELGYSPTILGARVFSSATGDFGPCNSHLINMVDIEGKAYIADVSFGVSSQLWEPLELVHGKDQPQKTAVFRLLNKGEVWVLEKSSRKSVILNPHFASSSLVNRKLTKTIYSFTMVPCVAEDFFEVNDKLQTDPGALFTNKSICSLQTPTGFIALIGRVYSEVTSKPEEGVDVFDMRDVPEGEVERILREKFNIRLQNKLQPVNNAYSYTL, encoded by the coding sequence ATGAACCTGGAGGCGTACTTCCAAAGAATAGGCTTCCACGGCCCACTGGACAAAGCGGATCTCACCACACTGAAGCTGATCCACAAGCATCATGTCATGTCGATCCCCTtcgagaacctcagcatccactGCGGCGAAGCGATCGTCATGGACCTGGACGCCATCTTTGACAAGATAGTGACACGGAACCGCGGTGGTTGGTGCCTTGAGAACAACTTGCTGTTTTCCTGGGTGCTCAAAGAATTGGGATACAGCCCGACCATATTGGGCGCCAGAGTCTTCAGTAGCGCCACTGGCGACTTTGGACCTTGTAATAGTCACCTCATCAATATGGTGGACATTGAAGGCAAAGCTTATATAGCGGACGTGAGCTTCGGGGTGTCGTCGCAACTGTGGGAGCCGCTGGAGCTCGTCCACGGGAAGGACCAGCCTCAGAAGACCGCGGTGTTCCGTCTTCTAAACAAGGGAGAGGTCTGGGTTCTAGAGAAGTCGAGTCGAAAGTCGGTGATCCTGAACCCGCACTTCGCCAGCTCGAGTCTGGTGAACAGGAAGCTGACAAAAACGATATATTCCTTCACAATGGTGCCGTGTGTCGCCGAGGACTTCTTCGAAGTCAACGACAAGCTTCAAACGGATCCTGGTGCGCTCTTCACCAACAAGTCCATCTGCTCCTTGCAAACACCCACGGGTTTCATAGCCCTGATTGGCCGCGTCTACAGCGAGGTCACCTCCAAACCCGAGGAGGGCGTCGACGTATTCGATATGAGGGATGTGCCAGAAGGCGAGGTTGAGCGAATTCTGAGAGAGAAGTTTAACATCCGTTTGCAAAACAAACTACAACCCGTCAACAACGCCTACTCATACACACTCTAA
- the cnep1r1 gene encoding nuclear envelope phosphatase-regulatory subunit 1, translating to MNSLEQAEDLKAFERRLTEYVSCLQPATGRWRMILIVVSVCTATGAWNWLIDPDTQKVSFFSSLWNHPFFTISCITLIALFFAGIHKRVVAPSIIAARCRTVLAEYNMSCDDTGKLILKPRPNIQ from the exons ATGAACTCACTGGAACAGGCCGAag ATTTAAAAGCCTTTGAGAGAAGATTGACGGAATATGTCTCCTGTTTGCAACCTGCCACAGGAAGGTGGAGAA TGATTTTAATAGTGGTGTCGGTTTGCACAGCCACGGGGGCGTGGAACTGGTTGATAGACCCTGATACACAGAAG GTGTCTTTCTTTTCCTCGCTGTGGAATCATCCCTTCTTCACCATCAGCTGCATCACGCTCATAGCGCTTTTCTTTGCGGGGATACACAAACGAGTCGTGGCGCCGTCAAT TATCGCTGCTAGGTGTCGGACAGTTTTAGCTGAATACAACATGTCCTGTGACGAC ACGGGAAAGCTCATCCTCAAACCACGGCCAAATATTCAGTAA